A genomic window from Pungitius pungitius chromosome 12, fPunPun2.1, whole genome shotgun sequence includes:
- the smarca4a gene encoding SWI/SNF related, matrix associated, actin dependent regulator of chromatin, subfamily a, member 4a isoform X2, which translates to MSTPDPPMGGTPRPGPSPGPGPSPGGMMGPSPSPGSAHSMMGPSPGPPGSGHPHPPQGPSGYPQDNMHQMHKPMEAMHEKGMPDDPRYAQMKGMSMRPGGHSGMGPPPSPMDQHSQGYPSPLGGSEHAPSPVPANGPPSGPMMPGGPSGPMEGSGDPSQGMGQPNRGGPQGPGGPSGAGVGPGGAGGPAPFNQNQLHQLRAQIMAYKMLARSQPLPDHLQMAVQGKRPMPGMQQPPMPNMPPSAGPAVGPGAIPGPAQANYNRPHGMVGPNMVPPGPAGVPPGIQGPPTNGPPKSWPEGPMVNAAAPSNPPQKLIPPQPTGRPSPAPPSVPPAASPVMPPQTQSPGQPAQPPPMMLHQKQNRITPIQKPRGLDPVEILQEREYRLQARIAHRIQELENLPGSLAGDLRTKATIELKALRLLNFQRQLRQEVVVCMRRDTALETALNAKAYKRSKRQSLREARITEKLEKQQKIEQERKRRQKHQEYLNSILQHAKDFKEYHRSITAKLQKATKAVATYHANTEREQKKENERIEKERMRRLMAEDEEGYRKLIDQKKDKRLAYLLQQTDEYVANLTDLVRAHKAVQALKEKKKKKKKKRPVTLEGGLPSLGPDGEPLDETSQMSDLPVKVIHMDSGKILTGMEAPKAGQLETWLEMNPGYEVAPRSDSEESGSEEEEEEEEEEEEKQPHSSATQVEEKKTIPNPDTDEVSEVDVLHIIEHAKQDVDDEYGSASFNRGLQSYYAVAHAVTEKVEKQSTLLINGQLKQYQIKGLEWLVSLYNNNLNGILADEMGLGKTIQTIALITYLMEYKRLNGPFLIIVPLSTLSNWVYEFDKWAPSVVKISYKGSPAARRAFVPILRSGKFNVLLTTYEYIIKDKQVLAKLRWKYMIVDEGHRMKNHHCKLTQVLNTHYLAPRRVLLTGTPLQNKLPELWALLNFLLPTIFKSCTTFEQWFNAPFAMTGEKVDLNEEETILIIRRLHKVLRPFLLRRLKKEVEAQLPEKVEYVIKCDMSALQRVLYRHMQAKGVLLTDGSEKDKKGKGGTKTLMNTIMQLRKICNHPYMFQHIEESFSEHLGYSGGVVSGPELYRSSGKFELLDRILPKLRATNHKVLLFCQMTTLMTIMEDYFAYRSFKYLRLDGTTKAEDRGMLLKTFNDPASEYFVFLLSTRAGGLGLNLQSADTVIIYDSDWNPHQDLQAQDRAHRIGQQNEVRVLRLCTVNSVEEKILAAAKYKLNVDQKVIQAGMFDQKSSGCERRAFLQAILEHEEQDEVVAKGGCRARGAWEEDEVPDDETVNQMIARSEEEFEQFMRMDLDRRREEARNPKRKPRLMEEDDLPSWILKDDAEVERLTCEEEEEKMFGRGSRQRKEVDYSDSLTEKQWLKAIEEGNLEDIEEEVRHKKTTRKRKRDRDHDGGPATPSSSSGRGRDKDDDGKKAKKRGRPPAEKLSPNPTSLTKKMKKIVDAVIKYKDGTNGRQLSEVFIQLPSRKELPEYYELIRKPVDFRKIKERIRSHKYRSLNDLEKDVMLLCQNAQTFNLEGSLIYEDSIVLQSVFTSVRQKIEKEDESEGEESEEDEDDLDEGSESESRSVKVKIKLSRKEKGDRGGKGQRRRGRGARAKPVVSDDDSEEEQEEERSASGSEED; encoded by the exons ATGTCCACTCCTGACCCCCCAATGGGAGGGACACCTCGACCTGGTCCCTCCCCAGGTCCGGGGCCGTCTCCGGGAGGCATGATGGGCCCGAGCCCCTCTCCCGGCTCGGCCCATAGCATGATGGGGCCTAGCCCGGGACCACCCGGGTCTGgacacccccaccctccacagGGACCCTCAGGATACCCTCAGGACAACATGCACCAGATGCACAAA CCCATGGAAGCCATGCACGAGAAGGGGATGCCCGATGACCCCCGCTATGCTCAGATGAAGGGCATGAGCATGAGACCAGGGGGTCACAGCGGGATGGGACCCCCTCCGAGCCCGATGGACCAACATTCCCAAG GTTACCCGTCTCCGCTGGGCGGCTCGGAGCACGCCCCCAGCCCCGTCCCAGCCAACGGCCCTCCCTCTGGTCCTATGATGCCCGGAGGTCCCTCCGGCCCCATGGAGGGCAGCGGGGACCCGAGCCAGGGAATGGGCCAACCTAACCGCGGGGGTCCCCAAGGTCCGGGCGGACCCAGCGGCGCAGGAGTGGGACCCGGCGGTGCAGGTGGGCCCGCGCCTTTCAACCAGAACCAGCTGCACCAACTCCGGGCTCAGATCATGGCCTACAAGATGCTGGCGCGCAGTCAGCCGTTGCCGGATCACCTGCAGATGGCCGTGCAGGGGAAGAGGCCCATGCCGGGGATGCAGCAACCGCCGATGCCCAACATGCCGCCCTCCGCGGGGCCGGCCGTCGGCCCCGGAGCGATTCCGGGACCGGCTCAGGCCAACTACAACAGACCACACG GGATGGTAGGTCCAAACATGGTGCCTCCTGGACCGGCAGGAGTCCCCCCGGGTATTCAAGGGCCGCCGACCAATGGACCCCCCAAGTCATGGCCTGAAG GGCCGATGGTGAATGCTGCTGCCCCCTCCAACCCGCCTCAGAAGCTGATTCCACCCCAGCCCACTGGCAGGCCCTCTCCCGCTcctccctccgtcccccccgccgcctccccggTGATGCCTCCTCAGACGCAGTCCCCAGGACAGCCCGCCCAGCCGCCCCCCATGATGCTTCACCAGAAGCAGAACCGCATAACCCCGATCCAAAAGCCCCGCGGGCTGGACCCGGTGGAGATCCTCCAGGAGAGAGAGTACAG GCTACAGGCCCGTATCGCTCACCGCATCCAGGAGCTGGAGAACCTGCCCGGCTCTTTGGCCGGTGACCTGCGCACCAAGGCCACCATCGAGCTCAAGGCCCTCAGGCTGCTCAACTTCCAGAGACAG ctgCGCCAGGAGGTGGTGGTCTGCATGCGGCGTGACACGGCTCTGGAAACGGCCCTCAACGCCAAGGCCTACAAGCGCAGCAAGCGGCAGTCGCTGCGGGAAGCCCGCATCACCGAGAAGCTCgagaagcagcagaagattGAACAGGAAAGGAAACGTCGCCAGAAACACCAG GAATACCTCAACAGCATCCTGCAGCACGCCAAGGACTTCAAGGAGTACCACCGCTCCATCACGGCGAAGCTGCAGAAGGCCACCAAAGCCGTCGCCACCTACCACGCCAACACGGAGCGCGAGCAGAAGAAGGAGAATGAGCGCATTGAGAAGGAGAGAATGCGGAGGCTGATG GCCGAAGATGAAGAAGGCTACCGTAAACTTATCGACCAGAAGAAAGACAAGCGCCTGGCCTACTTGTTGCAGCAGACGGACGAGTACGTGGCCAACCTCACCGATCTGGTGCGCGCCCACAAAGCCGTGCAAGCtctcaaagagaagaagaagaagaagaagaaaaagagg CCGGTCACCCTGGAGGGGGGCCTTCCGTCCCTGGGGCCCGACGGAGAG CCTTTGGACGAGACGAGTCAGATGAGCGACCTGCCGGTGAAGGTCATCCACATGGACAGCGGGAAGATCCTGACCGGGATGGAAGCCCCAAAAGCTGGCCAGCTGGAGACCTGGCTGGAAATGAACCCGGG GTACGAAGTGGCGCCACGTTCAGACAGCGAAGAAAGCGGTtcggaagaagaggaggaggaggag gaggaagaagaggagaaacaacCTCATTCCTCTGCAACTcaagtggaggagaagaagacgaTTCCCAACCCTGACACCGACGAGGTGTCTGAAGTCGATGTCCTGCATATCATCGA ACACGCCAAGCAGGATGTGGACGACGAGTACGGCAGCGCAAGTTTCAACCGAGGCCTGCAGTCCTACTACGCCGTGGCCCACGCCGTCACCGAGAAGGTGGAGAAACAGTCCACGCTGCTGATCAACGGGCAGCTCAAACAGTAccag ATCAAGGGCCTGGAGTGGCTGGTGTCGCTTTACAACAACAACTTGAATGGCATCTTGGCGGATGAGATGGGTCTGGGGAAAACCATCCAGACCATCGCCCTCATCACTTACCTCATGGAGTACAAGCGCCTCAACGGGCCCTTCCTCATCATCGTACCTCTCTC aACTTTATCAAACTGGGTCTACGAGTTTGACAAGTGGGCCCCATCTGTTGTGAAAATCTCCTACAAG gggtctccggctgctcgCCGCGCGTTCGTTCCCATCTTGCGCAGCGGCAAGTTCAACGTGCTGCTCACCACGTACGAGTACATCATCAAAGACAAGCAGGTGTTGGCAAAG CTTCGTTGGAAGTACATGATCGTGGACGAGGGCCATCGCATGAAGAACCACCACTGCAAACTCACCCAGGTCCTGAACACCCACTACTTGGCCCCGCGGCGCGTGCTGCTCACCGGCACGCCGCTGCAGAACAAGCTGCCCGAGCTCTGGGCCCTGCTCAACTTCCTCCTGCCCACCATCTTCAAGAGCTGCACTACGTTCGAGCAGTGGTTCAACGCTCCCTTCGCCATGACCGGAGAGAAG GTTGACCTGAATGAAGAGGAGACCATCCTGATCATCAGGCGCTTGCACAAGGTGCTCCGGCCGTTCCTGCTGCGCCGACTCAAGAAAGAAGTCGAGGCTCAGCTGCCCGAGAAG GTGGAGTACGTGATCAAATGCGACATGTCAGCCCTGCAGAGGGTTTTGTACAGACACATGCAGGCCAAGGGAGTGCTGCTCACAGACGGCTCGGAAAAGGACAAGAAG GGCAAAGGTGGCACAAAGACCCTGATGAACACTATCATGCAACTGAGAAAGATCTGCAACCACCCGTACATGTTCCAGCACATCGAG gagtccTTCTCTGAGCATCTCGGCTACTCCGGCGGCGTCGTGAGCGG CCCGGAGCTGTACCGCTCCTCTGGGAAGTTTGAGCTGCTGGACCGCATCCTGCCCAAGCTGAGGGCCACCAACCACAAAGTGCTGCTCTTCTGTCAAATGACCACCCTCATGACCATCATGGAGGACTACTTCGCCTACCGCAGCTTCAAGTACCTGCGTCTGGACG GAACCACCAAGGCGGAGGACCGCGGCATGCTGCTGAAGACCTTCAATGACCCGGCCTCAGAGTACTTTGTGTTCCTGCTGAGCACCAGGGCGGGGGGCCTGGGCCTCAACCTGCAGTCTGCCGACACGGTCATCATCTATGACAGCGACTGGAACCCACATCAG GACTTGCAGGCACAGGACAGAGCCCACCGCATCGGTCAGCAGAACGAGGTGCGCGTGCTCCGCCTCTGCACCGTCAACAGCGtggaggagaagatcctggccgCGGCCAAGTACAAGCTGAACGTGGACCAGAAGGTCATCCAGGCCGGCATGTTCGACCAGAAGTCCTCCGGCTGCGAACGGCGGGCCTTCCTGCAGGCCATCCTGGAGCACGAGGAACAGGACGAGGTCGTGGCGAAAGGAGGCTGCCGTGCCAGGGGGGCGTGG gaggaagatgaagttCCCGATGATGAGACTGTGAATCAGATGATCGCCAGAAGCGAAGAAGAGTTTGAACAGTTCATG CGCATGGATCTCGATAGACGCCGCGAGGAGGCCCGCAACCCCAAGAGGAAGCCGCGTctgatggaggaggacgacTTGCCCAGCTGGATTTTGAAAGACGACGCCGAGGTTGAGAGGCTGAcctgcgaggaggaggaggagaagatgttCGGCAGAGGCTCCCGCCAGCGCAAGGAGGTGGACTACAGCGACTCGCTCACGGAGAAGCAGTGGCTCAAG GCCATCGAGGAGGGAAATCTAGAGGACATCGAAGAGGAAGTGCGCCACAAAAAGACGACCCGAAAGCGCAAGAGGGACCGCGACCACGACGGCGGGCCGGCCACGCCCAGCTCCAGCAGCGGCCGCGGGCGGGACAAGGACGACGACggcaagaaagcaaagaaacggggccgcccccccgccgagaAGCTCTCTCCCAACCCCACGTCCCTCAccaagaagatgaagaagatcgTTGACGCCGTCATCAAGTACAAGGACGG GACTAACGGGCGACAGCTGAGTGAAGTCTTCATCCAGCTGCCTTCTCGCAAGGAGCTGCCCGAGTACTACGAGCTGATCCGCAAGCCAGTGGACTTCAGAAAGATCAAG GAGAGAATCCGGAGCCACAAGTACCGCAGCCTGAACGACCTGGAGAAGGACGTGATGCTGCTGTGTCAAAATGCCCAGACCTTCAACCTGGAGGGGTCTCTG ATCTATGAGGACTCCATTGTGCTGCAGTCCGTCTTCACCAGTGTGAGACAGAAGATCGAGAAGGAGGACGAGAGCGAAGGAGAGGAaagtgaggaggacgaggacgacctGGACGAAGGCTCGGAGTCAGAAT CTCGTTCAGTGAAGGTGAAGATCAAGCTGAGCCGGAAAGAGAAGGGGGACCGAGGAGGGAAAGGACAACGACGGAGGGGCCGGGGGGCCCGGGCCAAACCGGTGGTGAGCGACGATGACAGCgaggaggaacaggaagag GAGCGTTCGGCcagcggcagcgaggaggactgA
- the smarca4a gene encoding SWI/SNF related, matrix associated, actin dependent regulator of chromatin, subfamily a, member 4a isoform X1, whose protein sequence is MSTPDPPMGGTPRPGPSPGPGPSPGGMMGPSPSPGSAHSMMGPSPGPPGSGHPHPPQGPSGYPQDNMHQMHKPMEAMHEKGMPDDPRYAQMKGMSMRPGGHSGMGPPPSPMDQHSQGYPSPLGGSEHAPSPVPANGPPSGPMMPGGPSGPMEGSGDPSQGMGQPNRGGPQGPGGPSGAGVGPGGAGGPAPFNQNQLHQLRAQIMAYKMLARSQPLPDHLQMAVQGKRPMPGMQQPPMPNMPPSAGPAVGPGAIPGPAQANYNRPHGMVGPNMVPPGPAGVPPGIQGPPTNGPPKSWPEGPMVNAAAPSNPPQKLIPPQPTGRPSPAPPSVPPAASPVMPPQTQSPGQPAQPPPMMLHQKQNRITPIQKPRGLDPVEILQEREYRLQARIAHRIQELENLPGSLAGDLRTKATIELKALRLLNFQRQLRQEVVVCMRRDTALETALNAKAYKRSKRQSLREARITEKLEKQQKIEQERKRRQKHQEYLNSILQHAKDFKEYHRSITAKLQKATKAVATYHANTEREQKKENERIEKERMRRLMAEDEEGYRKLIDQKKDKRLAYLLQQTDEYVANLTDLVRAHKAVQALKEKKKKKKKKRKPVTLEGGLPSLGPDGEPLDETSQMSDLPVKVIHMDSGKILTGMEAPKAGQLETWLEMNPGYEVAPRSDSEESGSEEEEEEEEEEEEKQPHSSATQVEEKKTIPNPDTDEVSEVDVLHIIEHAKQDVDDEYGSASFNRGLQSYYAVAHAVTEKVEKQSTLLINGQLKQYQIKGLEWLVSLYNNNLNGILADEMGLGKTIQTIALITYLMEYKRLNGPFLIIVPLSTLSNWVYEFDKWAPSVVKISYKGSPAARRAFVPILRSGKFNVLLTTYEYIIKDKQVLAKLRWKYMIVDEGHRMKNHHCKLTQVLNTHYLAPRRVLLTGTPLQNKLPELWALLNFLLPTIFKSCTTFEQWFNAPFAMTGEKVDLNEEETILIIRRLHKVLRPFLLRRLKKEVEAQLPEKVEYVIKCDMSALQRVLYRHMQAKGVLLTDGSEKDKKGKGGTKTLMNTIMQLRKICNHPYMFQHIEESFSEHLGYSGGVVSGPELYRSSGKFELLDRILPKLRATNHKVLLFCQMTTLMTIMEDYFAYRSFKYLRLDGTTKAEDRGMLLKTFNDPASEYFVFLLSTRAGGLGLNLQSADTVIIYDSDWNPHQDLQAQDRAHRIGQQNEVRVLRLCTVNSVEEKILAAAKYKLNVDQKVIQAGMFDQKSSGCERRAFLQAILEHEEQDEVVAKGGCRARGAWEEDEVPDDETVNQMIARSEEEFEQFMRMDLDRRREEARNPKRKPRLMEEDDLPSWILKDDAEVERLTCEEEEEKMFGRGSRQRKEVDYSDSLTEKQWLKAIEEGNLEDIEEEVRHKKTTRKRKRDRDHDGGPATPSSSSGRGRDKDDDGKKAKKRGRPPAEKLSPNPTSLTKKMKKIVDAVIKYKDGTNGRQLSEVFIQLPSRKELPEYYELIRKPVDFRKIKERIRSHKYRSLNDLEKDVMLLCQNAQTFNLEGSLIYEDSIVLQSVFTSVRQKIEKEDESEGEESEEDEDDLDEGSESESRSVKVKIKLSRKEKGDRGGKGQRRRGRGARAKPVVSDDDSEEEQEEERSASGSEED, encoded by the exons ATGTCCACTCCTGACCCCCCAATGGGAGGGACACCTCGACCTGGTCCCTCCCCAGGTCCGGGGCCGTCTCCGGGAGGCATGATGGGCCCGAGCCCCTCTCCCGGCTCGGCCCATAGCATGATGGGGCCTAGCCCGGGACCACCCGGGTCTGgacacccccaccctccacagGGACCCTCAGGATACCCTCAGGACAACATGCACCAGATGCACAAA CCCATGGAAGCCATGCACGAGAAGGGGATGCCCGATGACCCCCGCTATGCTCAGATGAAGGGCATGAGCATGAGACCAGGGGGTCACAGCGGGATGGGACCCCCTCCGAGCCCGATGGACCAACATTCCCAAG GTTACCCGTCTCCGCTGGGCGGCTCGGAGCACGCCCCCAGCCCCGTCCCAGCCAACGGCCCTCCCTCTGGTCCTATGATGCCCGGAGGTCCCTCCGGCCCCATGGAGGGCAGCGGGGACCCGAGCCAGGGAATGGGCCAACCTAACCGCGGGGGTCCCCAAGGTCCGGGCGGACCCAGCGGCGCAGGAGTGGGACCCGGCGGTGCAGGTGGGCCCGCGCCTTTCAACCAGAACCAGCTGCACCAACTCCGGGCTCAGATCATGGCCTACAAGATGCTGGCGCGCAGTCAGCCGTTGCCGGATCACCTGCAGATGGCCGTGCAGGGGAAGAGGCCCATGCCGGGGATGCAGCAACCGCCGATGCCCAACATGCCGCCCTCCGCGGGGCCGGCCGTCGGCCCCGGAGCGATTCCGGGACCGGCTCAGGCCAACTACAACAGACCACACG GGATGGTAGGTCCAAACATGGTGCCTCCTGGACCGGCAGGAGTCCCCCCGGGTATTCAAGGGCCGCCGACCAATGGACCCCCCAAGTCATGGCCTGAAG GGCCGATGGTGAATGCTGCTGCCCCCTCCAACCCGCCTCAGAAGCTGATTCCACCCCAGCCCACTGGCAGGCCCTCTCCCGCTcctccctccgtcccccccgccgcctccccggTGATGCCTCCTCAGACGCAGTCCCCAGGACAGCCCGCCCAGCCGCCCCCCATGATGCTTCACCAGAAGCAGAACCGCATAACCCCGATCCAAAAGCCCCGCGGGCTGGACCCGGTGGAGATCCTCCAGGAGAGAGAGTACAG GCTACAGGCCCGTATCGCTCACCGCATCCAGGAGCTGGAGAACCTGCCCGGCTCTTTGGCCGGTGACCTGCGCACCAAGGCCACCATCGAGCTCAAGGCCCTCAGGCTGCTCAACTTCCAGAGACAG ctgCGCCAGGAGGTGGTGGTCTGCATGCGGCGTGACACGGCTCTGGAAACGGCCCTCAACGCCAAGGCCTACAAGCGCAGCAAGCGGCAGTCGCTGCGGGAAGCCCGCATCACCGAGAAGCTCgagaagcagcagaagattGAACAGGAAAGGAAACGTCGCCAGAAACACCAG GAATACCTCAACAGCATCCTGCAGCACGCCAAGGACTTCAAGGAGTACCACCGCTCCATCACGGCGAAGCTGCAGAAGGCCACCAAAGCCGTCGCCACCTACCACGCCAACACGGAGCGCGAGCAGAAGAAGGAGAATGAGCGCATTGAGAAGGAGAGAATGCGGAGGCTGATG GCCGAAGATGAAGAAGGCTACCGTAAACTTATCGACCAGAAGAAAGACAAGCGCCTGGCCTACTTGTTGCAGCAGACGGACGAGTACGTGGCCAACCTCACCGATCTGGTGCGCGCCCACAAAGCCGTGCAAGCtctcaaagagaagaagaagaagaagaagaaaaagagg AAGCCGGTCACCCTGGAGGGGGGCCTTCCGTCCCTGGGGCCCGACGGAGAG CCTTTGGACGAGACGAGTCAGATGAGCGACCTGCCGGTGAAGGTCATCCACATGGACAGCGGGAAGATCCTGACCGGGATGGAAGCCCCAAAAGCTGGCCAGCTGGAGACCTGGCTGGAAATGAACCCGGG GTACGAAGTGGCGCCACGTTCAGACAGCGAAGAAAGCGGTtcggaagaagaggaggaggaggag gaggaagaagaggagaaacaacCTCATTCCTCTGCAACTcaagtggaggagaagaagacgaTTCCCAACCCTGACACCGACGAGGTGTCTGAAGTCGATGTCCTGCATATCATCGA ACACGCCAAGCAGGATGTGGACGACGAGTACGGCAGCGCAAGTTTCAACCGAGGCCTGCAGTCCTACTACGCCGTGGCCCACGCCGTCACCGAGAAGGTGGAGAAACAGTCCACGCTGCTGATCAACGGGCAGCTCAAACAGTAccag ATCAAGGGCCTGGAGTGGCTGGTGTCGCTTTACAACAACAACTTGAATGGCATCTTGGCGGATGAGATGGGTCTGGGGAAAACCATCCAGACCATCGCCCTCATCACTTACCTCATGGAGTACAAGCGCCTCAACGGGCCCTTCCTCATCATCGTACCTCTCTC aACTTTATCAAACTGGGTCTACGAGTTTGACAAGTGGGCCCCATCTGTTGTGAAAATCTCCTACAAG gggtctccggctgctcgCCGCGCGTTCGTTCCCATCTTGCGCAGCGGCAAGTTCAACGTGCTGCTCACCACGTACGAGTACATCATCAAAGACAAGCAGGTGTTGGCAAAG CTTCGTTGGAAGTACATGATCGTGGACGAGGGCCATCGCATGAAGAACCACCACTGCAAACTCACCCAGGTCCTGAACACCCACTACTTGGCCCCGCGGCGCGTGCTGCTCACCGGCACGCCGCTGCAGAACAAGCTGCCCGAGCTCTGGGCCCTGCTCAACTTCCTCCTGCCCACCATCTTCAAGAGCTGCACTACGTTCGAGCAGTGGTTCAACGCTCCCTTCGCCATGACCGGAGAGAAG GTTGACCTGAATGAAGAGGAGACCATCCTGATCATCAGGCGCTTGCACAAGGTGCTCCGGCCGTTCCTGCTGCGCCGACTCAAGAAAGAAGTCGAGGCTCAGCTGCCCGAGAAG GTGGAGTACGTGATCAAATGCGACATGTCAGCCCTGCAGAGGGTTTTGTACAGACACATGCAGGCCAAGGGAGTGCTGCTCACAGACGGCTCGGAAAAGGACAAGAAG GGCAAAGGTGGCACAAAGACCCTGATGAACACTATCATGCAACTGAGAAAGATCTGCAACCACCCGTACATGTTCCAGCACATCGAG gagtccTTCTCTGAGCATCTCGGCTACTCCGGCGGCGTCGTGAGCGG CCCGGAGCTGTACCGCTCCTCTGGGAAGTTTGAGCTGCTGGACCGCATCCTGCCCAAGCTGAGGGCCACCAACCACAAAGTGCTGCTCTTCTGTCAAATGACCACCCTCATGACCATCATGGAGGACTACTTCGCCTACCGCAGCTTCAAGTACCTGCGTCTGGACG GAACCACCAAGGCGGAGGACCGCGGCATGCTGCTGAAGACCTTCAATGACCCGGCCTCAGAGTACTTTGTGTTCCTGCTGAGCACCAGGGCGGGGGGCCTGGGCCTCAACCTGCAGTCTGCCGACACGGTCATCATCTATGACAGCGACTGGAACCCACATCAG GACTTGCAGGCACAGGACAGAGCCCACCGCATCGGTCAGCAGAACGAGGTGCGCGTGCTCCGCCTCTGCACCGTCAACAGCGtggaggagaagatcctggccgCGGCCAAGTACAAGCTGAACGTGGACCAGAAGGTCATCCAGGCCGGCATGTTCGACCAGAAGTCCTCCGGCTGCGAACGGCGGGCCTTCCTGCAGGCCATCCTGGAGCACGAGGAACAGGACGAGGTCGTGGCGAAAGGAGGCTGCCGTGCCAGGGGGGCGTGG gaggaagatgaagttCCCGATGATGAGACTGTGAATCAGATGATCGCCAGAAGCGAAGAAGAGTTTGAACAGTTCATG CGCATGGATCTCGATAGACGCCGCGAGGAGGCCCGCAACCCCAAGAGGAAGCCGCGTctgatggaggaggacgacTTGCCCAGCTGGATTTTGAAAGACGACGCCGAGGTTGAGAGGCTGAcctgcgaggaggaggaggagaagatgttCGGCAGAGGCTCCCGCCAGCGCAAGGAGGTGGACTACAGCGACTCGCTCACGGAGAAGCAGTGGCTCAAG GCCATCGAGGAGGGAAATCTAGAGGACATCGAAGAGGAAGTGCGCCACAAAAAGACGACCCGAAAGCGCAAGAGGGACCGCGACCACGACGGCGGGCCGGCCACGCCCAGCTCCAGCAGCGGCCGCGGGCGGGACAAGGACGACGACggcaagaaagcaaagaaacggggccgcccccccgccgagaAGCTCTCTCCCAACCCCACGTCCCTCAccaagaagatgaagaagatcgTTGACGCCGTCATCAAGTACAAGGACGG GACTAACGGGCGACAGCTGAGTGAAGTCTTCATCCAGCTGCCTTCTCGCAAGGAGCTGCCCGAGTACTACGAGCTGATCCGCAAGCCAGTGGACTTCAGAAAGATCAAG GAGAGAATCCGGAGCCACAAGTACCGCAGCCTGAACGACCTGGAGAAGGACGTGATGCTGCTGTGTCAAAATGCCCAGACCTTCAACCTGGAGGGGTCTCTG ATCTATGAGGACTCCATTGTGCTGCAGTCCGTCTTCACCAGTGTGAGACAGAAGATCGAGAAGGAGGACGAGAGCGAAGGAGAGGAaagtgaggaggacgaggacgacctGGACGAAGGCTCGGAGTCAGAAT CTCGTTCAGTGAAGGTGAAGATCAAGCTGAGCCGGAAAGAGAAGGGGGACCGAGGAGGGAAAGGACAACGACGGAGGGGCCGGGGGGCCCGGGCCAAACCGGTGGTGAGCGACGATGACAGCgaggaggaacaggaagag GAGCGTTCGGCcagcggcagcgaggaggactgA